A window from Ovis canadensis isolate MfBH-ARS-UI-01 breed Bighorn chromosome 4, ARS-UI_OviCan_v2, whole genome shotgun sequence encodes these proteins:
- the TMEM196 gene encoding transmembrane protein 196 isoform X4, with protein sequence MNSQLDQFLLCGICGILCAKKKSGLVMILFSACCICGLIGGILNFQFLRAVTKKTSSLYPLHLASMSLACIGIGGCTLSSWLTCRLASYEQRRMFSEREHSLHHSHEMAEKRLRAIEITDLPSCPVVPPTPELPTRK encoded by the exons tttcttctttgtgGCATATGTGGAATATTGTGCGCCAAAAAAAAATCTGGACTTGTC ATGATCCTCTTTTCCGCCTGCTGCATCTGCGGGCTCATTGGGGGCATCCTGAATTTTCAGTTCCTCCGGGCAGTGACGAAGAAGACCTCTTCCCTCTACCCCCTGCATCTCGCCTCCATGTCTCTCGCGTGCATTGGGATCGGAGGCTGCACCCTCTCTTCGTGGCTCACGTGTCGGCTAGCCAGCTATGAACAGAGGAGGATGTTCTCAGAAAGGGAGCATTCTCTGCATCACTCTCATGAAATGGCTGAGAAA AGATTGAGGGCTATTGAAATAACCGACTTGCCCAGCTGCCCGGTGGTGCCCCCGACACCAGAGTTACCTACAAG GAAATGA
- the TMEM196 gene encoding transmembrane protein 196 isoform X5, with translation MNSQLDQFLLCGICGILCAKKKSGLVMILFSACCICGLIGGILNFQFLRAVTKKTSSLYPLHLASMSLACIGIGGCTLSSWLTCRLASYEQRRMFSEREHSLHHSHEMAEKEMTDNMSNGGPQLIFNGRV, from the exons tttcttctttgtgGCATATGTGGAATATTGTGCGCCAAAAAAAAATCTGGACTTGTC ATGATCCTCTTTTCCGCCTGCTGCATCTGCGGGCTCATTGGGGGCATCCTGAATTTTCAGTTCCTCCGGGCAGTGACGAAGAAGACCTCTTCCCTCTACCCCCTGCATCTCGCCTCCATGTCTCTCGCGTGCATTGGGATCGGAGGCTGCACCCTCTCTTCGTGGCTCACGTGTCGGCTAGCCAGCTATGAACAGAGGAGGATGTTCTCAGAAAGGGAGCATTCTCTGCATCACTCTCATGAAATGGCTGAGAAA GAAATGACAGACAACATGAGCAATGGAGGACCACAGCTGATATTTAATGGAAGAgtataa